From the Lysobacter sp. FW306-1B-D06B genome, one window contains:
- a CDS encoding LuxR C-terminal-related transcriptional regulator encodes MQRKRGAGLRCDRVYGGVPPKGWAHRSSGWWGPRAARRSVPFPGASLRSSEVRAERKMMWTSNCTNLTWRERQVLDGLVRGLAMKQIAYELNLPRQTAGKYRSELARKLSVRTDISIYFAAVERGLIKPKQPAPQRLGPDKQQNINNSRRSP; translated from the coding sequence ATGCAACGCAAAAGGGGCGCCGGGCTGCGCTGCGACAGAGTCTATGGAGGAGTTCCACCTAAGGGGTGGGCTCATCGAAGTTCTGGATGGTGGGGCCCACGGGCAGCTCGACGCAGCGTACCTTTTCCAGGGGCGAGTTTACGGTCGAGCGAAGTCCGGGCTGAGCGAAAGATGATGTGGACGTCCAACTGCACGAACTTGACGTGGCGAGAGAGGCAGGTTCTCGATGGGTTGGTGCGGGGTCTGGCGATGAAGCAGATCGCCTATGAGCTGAACCTGCCCAGGCAAACTGCAGGAAAGTATCGATCGGAACTGGCGAGGAAGTTAAGCGTGAGGACAGATATTTCAATCTACTTCGCCGCAGTCGAGAGGGGGCTCATCAAGCCGAAGCAACCAGCCCCGCAGCGACTTGGCCCTGACAAGCAGCAGAACATCAACAACAGCCGAAGGTCGCCGTGA
- a CDS encoding DUF805 domain-containing protein, whose product MNGINWFIKCLKQYTKFSGRARRCEFWWFVMIVWAISVAVKLGVALVAGAAAIRLVSGAVSLIFLMPLLAVSARRLHDIGKSGWFMLIPFYNFFLFVQNSMPGSNAYGANPKAQSA is encoded by the coding sequence GTGAACGGTATCAACTGGTTTATCAAGTGCCTCAAGCAGTACACGAAGTTCAGCGGTCGCGCTCGACGCTGCGAGTTCTGGTGGTTTGTGATGATCGTCTGGGCAATCAGCGTAGCTGTGAAGTTGGGAGTTGCCCTTGTGGCGGGGGCAGCCGCTATCCGTTTGGTCTCAGGCGCTGTCTCTCTGATCTTCTTGATGCCCCTCTTGGCAGTCTCGGCGCGGAGGCTTCACGACATTGGGAAGAGCGGCTGGTTCATGCTAATTCCCTTCTACAACTTTTTCCTGTTCGTCCAGAACAGCATGCCAGGCTCCAATGCGTACGGCGCCAATCCGAAGGCGCAGTCGGCCTGA
- a CDS encoding DcrB-related protein, translating to MKLHHIIASSAIASVLLIGCSKDGPQAGKQAEEAAVQATQSVKLLGGMMTVRIPADLSLAMEQGGASVYGDNARSVTLVGGTSPGGDSASLLDQTVANLKNMDAAMKVVAKGDVKFGEHPAKTVEVSMKNNGVDVHMVMALGVIGDKLASIQVLGPQSKADDVRNSAKAIFDSVSINAK from the coding sequence ATGAAACTTCATCACATCATTGCCTCTTCCGCGATTGCGTCGGTACTCCTAATCGGCTGCAGCAAGGATGGCCCTCAGGCCGGCAAGCAGGCGGAAGAAGCTGCCGTGCAGGCAACCCAGAGCGTCAAACTTCTGGGCGGCATGATGACTGTCCGCATTCCGGCAGATCTCAGCCTCGCCATGGAACAAGGTGGCGCCTCCGTCTATGGCGACAACGCAAGAAGCGTCACCCTCGTGGGTGGCACGTCGCCGGGCGGTGATTCAGCCTCGCTCCTCGATCAGACGGTGGCAAATCTGAAGAACATGGATGCCGCGATGAAAGTTGTCGCGAAGGGTGATGTCAAGTTTGGTGAGCACCCTGCCAAGACGGTCGAAGTGTCGATGAAGAACAACGGCGTCGACGTCCACATGGTTATGGCTCTGGGCGTGATCGGCGACAAGCTCGCCAGCATCCAAGTGCTCGGCCCGCAATCGAAGGCGGACGACGTCAGGAATAGCGCCAAGGCGATCTTCGACTCCGTATCGATCAACGCAAAGTAA
- a CDS encoding DUF6602 domain-containing protein, protein MVNIAKRHSESDGPGFLREAFARVHKRLAFELMHAAETITHDGERGRSTENDWISILRSYLPKRYAVDGGIAVDSMGRTSDQLDVIIFDQQYTPTLLETATIRLIPAEAIYAVFDAKPQINATNLAYASDKAASVRRLRRTSVPIPHAGGVYPAKAIFPIVGGILAEKVEWSGGFSRAFRDQMSLLAVAPETRIDCGCGLSHGAFDVFDEGDRLSIGRQEAGLVFFLFRLLNKLQSLGTVPAIDWNAYAALLDVERD, encoded by the coding sequence ATGGTCAACATTGCAAAACGGCACTCCGAGAGTGATGGCCCTGGCTTCCTGCGCGAAGCATTTGCGCGGGTTCACAAGCGGCTGGCATTTGAGTTGATGCACGCGGCGGAAACGATTACCCATGACGGGGAGCGTGGGCGCTCAACCGAAAATGACTGGATCTCCATACTTCGCAGCTATCTGCCTAAGCGCTATGCGGTTGACGGGGGGATCGCCGTCGATAGCATGGGGCGGACAAGTGACCAACTCGATGTGATCATCTTTGATCAGCAGTACACGCCCACCTTGCTTGAAACCGCCACGATTCGGCTGATTCCCGCAGAGGCGATTTATGCAGTCTTTGATGCCAAGCCGCAGATCAATGCAACGAATCTCGCATACGCGTCCGATAAGGCAGCGTCCGTGCGCAGGTTGAGGCGAACCTCAGTACCGATTCCCCACGCTGGTGGTGTTTATCCCGCAAAGGCCATCTTTCCGATAGTGGGCGGCATCCTCGCCGAGAAGGTCGAATGGAGCGGCGGGTTCTCGCGGGCCTTTCGTGATCAGATGTCGTTGCTTGCGGTCGCGCCGGAAACGCGCATCGACTGCGGATGCGGCCTGTCGCACGGAGCCTTCGACGTCTTTGACGAGGGTGATCGGTTGTCGATCGGCCGGCAGGAAGCCGGCCTTGTGTTCTTTCTCTTCCGCTTGCTGAACAAGCTGCAATCGCTGGGGACGGTCCCTGCTATCGATTGGAATGCATATGCCGCCCTGCTAGATGTTGAGCGAGATTGA
- a CDS encoding CBASS oligonucleotide cyclase: MTRVEEAFETYRQRLELSETERKDTIARHTQVRNSIRAGFDVDRDFLTGSYARHTKTKPLKDVDVFFELGQKERWRRDGTPSDMLLAFSKQLTKDFGQDCVELGRRCVTVTFEKKSPTADDTGKVLSIDCVPAFDHASGYEIPDRDKGEWILSDPEVHKAEATAKNKECDGGWVPLVKMLKAWNRNAGKPIKPMFLIEVMAQRLVDAPFRSYPSEVRRFFAAAAEGVFQDWPDPAGLGPPVSDQMSAQMRQAASDALRKAEQQAAYASRLEAQGRHGEAIAVWRTLMGKYFPAS; encoded by the coding sequence ATGACGCGCGTCGAAGAAGCCTTTGAAACCTATCGCCAGCGCCTGGAGCTCAGCGAGACCGAGCGAAAGGACACCATCGCTCGCCACACCCAGGTACGAAACTCCATACGGGCAGGCTTTGACGTGGACCGAGACTTCCTGACCGGATCCTATGCCCGGCACACGAAGACGAAACCGCTCAAGGATGTTGATGTGTTCTTTGAGCTCGGACAGAAGGAGCGCTGGCGAAGGGATGGCACGCCATCAGACATGCTTCTGGCATTTTCCAAGCAACTAACCAAGGACTTCGGACAGGACTGTGTCGAGCTTGGGCGCCGGTGTGTGACCGTTACGTTCGAGAAGAAGAGCCCGACAGCGGACGACACCGGGAAGGTGCTGTCTATCGACTGTGTTCCTGCGTTCGACCATGCGTCAGGCTACGAGATTCCAGATAGGGACAAGGGCGAGTGGATCCTGTCCGATCCGGAAGTTCACAAGGCCGAAGCAACCGCCAAGAACAAGGAATGCGATGGTGGTTGGGTGCCGCTGGTCAAGATGCTTAAGGCTTGGAACCGAAACGCGGGCAAGCCGATCAAGCCCATGTTCCTGATTGAGGTGATGGCGCAGCGACTCGTCGACGCCCCCTTTCGCTCATACCCGAGTGAAGTGCGGCGCTTCTTCGCTGCGGCAGCTGAGGGCGTCTTCCAAGATTGGCCGGATCCGGCGGGCCTTGGACCGCCGGTATCTGACCAGATGTCGGCGCAGATGCGCCAAGCGGCGTCTGATGCCTTGCGAAAGGCTGAGCAGCAGGCGGCGTACGCGTCTCGCCTCGAGGCACAGGGGCGGCATGGTGAGGCCATCGCCGTCTGGCGCACGTTGATGGGCAAGTACTTTCCAGCGAGCTGA
- a CDS encoding AAA family ATPase, which translates to MIAEEIELPSTAFAAAWNSIKVEAALKDRLVAGALLSLQLRQTFSFEDMPVHGMVVLSGPPGTGKTTLARGLANQVAQSLKGSRPRFVQIDPHALASASLGRSQKEVTRLFHEVIPERAAQGPCIVLLDEVETIAADRQKLSLDSNPVDVHRATDAALAGIDVLSRKHRNVLLIATTNFPEALDKAFLSRADAIEDIGLPSDSARLEIIEDALKQLASRWPALDALRKRSKEFVAASAGLDGRRLRKTVTFAAAGTVETAKDPGRMTAHQLLQAIETAVDTQSRVGVL; encoded by the coding sequence ATGATTGCTGAAGAAATCGAACTGCCTTCCACCGCATTCGCGGCCGCCTGGAACTCGATCAAGGTGGAGGCGGCGCTGAAGGACCGTCTTGTGGCGGGTGCGCTGCTTTCTCTGCAGTTGCGCCAGACCTTTTCCTTTGAAGACATGCCTGTCCATGGAATGGTCGTGCTGTCCGGCCCACCCGGTACAGGCAAGACGACGCTGGCACGCGGATTGGCTAATCAGGTCGCGCAGTCCCTCAAGGGAAGCAGGCCGCGATTCGTACAGATCGATCCACACGCGCTGGCGAGCGCATCGCTTGGACGGAGCCAAAAGGAAGTCACCCGCCTGTTCCACGAAGTAATCCCAGAGCGGGCCGCTCAAGGGCCGTGCATCGTCCTGCTCGACGAGGTGGAAACCATTGCCGCCGATCGTCAGAAGCTGAGTTTGGACAGCAACCCAGTCGATGTGCATCGCGCCACAGACGCGGCACTGGCGGGGATTGATGTGCTGTCCCGCAAGCACCGCAACGTGCTCCTAATTGCCACGACGAACTTTCCGGAAGCCCTGGACAAGGCATTCCTGTCCCGGGCCGATGCGATTGAAGATATCGGTCTCCCGTCGGACTCGGCGCGACTGGAGATCATTGAGGACGCGTTGAAGCAGCTGGCATCGCGCTGGCCAGCTTTGGACGCACTGCGTAAGAGGAGCAAGGAATTTGTGGCGGCATCGGCTGGCTTGGATGGTCGCCGTCTGCGGAAAACGGTGACGTTTGCGGCCGCAGGGACTGTCGAGACGGCCAAGGACCCGGGACGCATGACGGCGCATCAATTGCTGCAAGCCATTGAGACCGCGGTGGACACCCAGAGTCGCGTGGGGGTCCTATGA
- a CDS encoding ImmA/IrrE family metallo-endopeptidase yields MWKDFSIEQVMTPETLLRQLGITSPTQLDLEVIAWHCGLEIQYRPLRGCDARVVGCGDRGLLTIDSRQLEERQRFSIAHELGHWLLHRGQLMMCRSNEIESPSHSAKGFETDADTFAAALLMPAYLFAPAVERVARKEPWAQVRLLSEEFRTSTLATALRMVNLDLWPGWLLSYSKTGRNWYRRSVKAALDTVPCAMLDSRSSAFDIAYGASSAAKPRKVSGDVWFDTYASQRVQLLEHARKYGDDVLALVCATN; encoded by the coding sequence ATGTGGAAGGACTTCTCGATCGAGCAAGTGATGACGCCTGAGACACTGCTCCGCCAACTCGGCATTACGTCCCCGACTCAGTTGGACCTCGAAGTCATTGCTTGGCACTGCGGTCTCGAGATTCAGTACCGACCACTGCGTGGCTGTGATGCCCGGGTCGTTGGCTGCGGCGACCGAGGGCTGTTGACGATCGACTCTCGACAGCTTGAGGAGCGCCAAAGGTTCTCGATCGCCCACGAGCTCGGTCATTGGCTGTTGCACCGAGGGCAGCTCATGATGTGTCGCTCAAACGAGATCGAATCACCTTCACATTCCGCGAAGGGATTCGAGACGGATGCGGATACCTTCGCCGCCGCGCTATTGATGCCGGCGTATCTCTTTGCGCCAGCAGTTGAGCGCGTTGCTCGAAAGGAGCCTTGGGCGCAAGTACGGCTTCTGTCCGAAGAGTTCAGGACAAGCACGCTGGCAACTGCGCTTCGGATGGTCAATCTGGACTTATGGCCGGGCTGGCTGCTCTCATACTCAAAGACCGGGCGCAACTGGTATCGGCGTAGCGTGAAGGCCGCGTTGGACACTGTGCCATGTGCAATGCTTGATTCAAGGTCATCTGCATTCGACATAGCCTATGGCGCCTCATCTGCCGCAAAGCCCAGAAAGGTTTCTGGCGACGTATGGTTCGATACCTACGCGTCGCAACGTGTCCAGTTGCTTGAGCATGCCCGGAAGTACGGGGACGATGTTCTTGCGCTTGTCTGCGCGACGAACTAG
- a CDS encoding HAD family hydrolase, protein MKLLVLDLDETLVFSSEQTLERPADLHIAGYHVYKRPHLDAFLDFAFTRFRVGVWTSSGRLYAEPLVALLVGGRALEFVWSAQRCSITRDWTTGGHLTEKRLAKLKKLGFRLEDIIGVDDTPSKYSKNYGNLVCVTEWTGDARDTELPDLMKYLTQLEMTSNVRSVEKRGWRAKLAAKP, encoded by the coding sequence GTGAAGCTGCTTGTGCTGGACTTGGACGAGACTTTGGTATTCTCGAGCGAGCAGACTTTGGAACGGCCTGCAGATCTCCATATCGCGGGCTATCACGTCTACAAACGTCCCCACCTCGACGCATTCCTAGACTTCGCATTTACTCGCTTTCGAGTCGGGGTATGGACGTCCTCTGGAAGGCTTTACGCTGAACCCCTTGTCGCGCTGCTGGTGGGCGGGCGCGCCTTAGAGTTTGTCTGGTCTGCACAACGCTGCAGCATCACCAGGGACTGGACCACTGGCGGACATCTGACCGAGAAACGTCTGGCCAAGCTCAAGAAGCTGGGCTTTCGGCTCGAAGACATCATTGGCGTTGACGACACTCCTAGCAAATACTCGAAGAACTACGGCAACCTCGTGTGCGTAACCGAATGGACTGGGGATGCTCGCGATACCGAGCTGCCCGACCTTATGAAGTACTTGACTCAACTCGAGATGACCTCGAATGTCCGTTCCGTCGAGAAGCGCGGCTGGCGGGCGAAGCTTGCGGCCAAGCCATGA
- a CDS encoding HAD domain-containing protein produces MATCATDKLILFLDFDGTLHPLWEFTRNSAGREIARRYEGPWLVHAPLLAGVLQPWLGQIEIVVSSWWAYHRPLDEIRAMLPEALAMRVIDSIWLPELTTPLWSEYHSKLATRHACIRLWLDRRRPAHTRRWLALDADPWPKEDEGRLIRAWGTLGNSKVQRELVDQLERFLCDT; encoded by the coding sequence ATGGCTACCTGCGCCACCGATAAGCTGATTCTCTTCTTAGACTTCGACGGGACGCTTCATCCCTTGTGGGAGTTCACACGTAATAGCGCCGGACGGGAAATCGCTCGACGCTATGAGGGCCCATGGCTTGTACATGCCCCGCTGCTAGCAGGGGTTCTTCAGCCCTGGCTGGGGCAGATTGAAATCGTCGTATCCAGTTGGTGGGCCTATCACCGCCCCTTGGACGAGATCAGAGCGATGCTGCCGGAAGCGTTGGCGATGAGAGTTATCGATAGTATCTGGCTGCCGGAGTTGACCACGCCGCTTTGGAGCGAATACCACTCCAAACTGGCGACGAGGCACGCGTGCATCCGGCTATGGTTGGATCGACGACGCCCGGCTCACACGAGACGCTGGTTGGCGCTGGATGCAGATCCGTGGCCGAAGGAGGACGAAGGCAGGCTCATTCGAGCTTGGGGCACGCTTGGGAACTCCAAGGTGCAGCGCGAACTGGTCGATCAGCTCGAGCGATTTCTATGCGACACCTGA
- a CDS encoding glycosyltransferase family 2 protein, with amino-acid sequence MTYLTERGDGSERIAVIIPCYNEVVTVAKVVRDFREQLPGAQIVVLDNGSTDGTPLEAGQAGAHVLHVSAAGKGNVVRRAFADVEADLYVLVDGDDTYSAECAPYLIGRLLQQRLDMVVAARTSKSGDAYRLGHRLGNRLLTGCVAWLFGRTFKDMLSGYRVFSRRYARSFPAHASGFEIETELNVHALQLRMPVAEVATPYGARPPGSSSKLNTYRDGMRIARTIAALVQAERPLLFFGSVGIALLLAALALAAPLLPAYLSTGLVPRLPTALMSVALALTAMVSLACGLILNNVARGRLEAKHLAYLSVSSSR; translated from the coding sequence TTGACGTACCTTACTGAAAGAGGCGATGGCAGCGAGCGCATCGCAGTCATCATTCCTTGCTACAACGAAGTGGTCACAGTGGCCAAGGTCGTGCGCGACTTCCGCGAGCAATTGCCCGGCGCGCAGATCGTCGTACTGGACAATGGGTCAACGGACGGCACCCCGCTCGAAGCGGGGCAAGCGGGCGCTCACGTTCTGCACGTGAGCGCCGCAGGAAAGGGGAATGTCGTGCGAAGGGCCTTCGCGGACGTGGAGGCCGACCTCTATGTCTTGGTGGATGGCGACGACACTTACTCCGCGGAGTGCGCCCCTTACCTGATCGGCCGGCTGCTGCAGCAGCGACTCGATATGGTGGTCGCTGCACGCACCTCCAAATCCGGAGATGCCTACCGACTGGGGCATCGTCTCGGAAATCGCCTGCTAACGGGGTGCGTGGCCTGGCTATTCGGACGCACGTTCAAGGACATGCTCTCCGGTTACCGGGTGTTCTCACGGCGCTATGCCCGCTCGTTCCCGGCGCATGCCTCCGGGTTTGAAATCGAAACGGAGCTCAATGTGCATGCGTTGCAGCTGCGTATGCCGGTCGCCGAAGTAGCTACACCGTACGGAGCGCGCCCTCCGGGGTCATCCAGCAAGCTCAACACTTACCGCGACGGCATGCGGATCGCGCGCACGATTGCAGCATTGGTACAGGCGGAGAGGCCTTTACTGTTTTTTGGCAGCGTTGGCATTGCGCTCCTGCTCGCTGCGCTTGCCTTGGCGGCGCCATTGTTGCCTGCCTATCTCTCTACAGGATTAGTGCCGCGACTGCCCACAGCGCTAATGAGCGTTGCACTGGCACTCACTGCAATGGTTTCGCTCGCCTGCGGCCTGATCCTGAACAATGTCGCGCGGGGGCGATTAGAGGCAAAGCACCTTGCCTATCTCTCGGTCTCGTCCAGTCGCTAA
- a CDS encoding ShlB/FhaC/HecB family hemolysin secretion/activation protein → MGPVGAQVAPSVQEELRQQERERALRQQQEQRPDVRLAPEPTATPERFPADESPCFAIESIRLIGEDAQRFRWALDAVDPSDDPATGRCLGTQGINVVMKRVQNAIVARGYVTTRVVAAPQDLKASKTLDLTVIPGRIRAIRFVDGTDSRATLWNAVPAKPGDLLNLRDVEQALENFQRIPTVAADIQIVPADGDDAHPGESDLVISWQQRALVRANVSLDDSGSEATGKLQAGATLSLDNWWMWNDAFYVNVGHSAFNGGRKGTKSWTAHYDVPVSWWLIGATVSAYDYRQAVAGPYQTYVYSGNSQNAELRAARLLFRNATIKTGVYGRGWWKDSDNYIDDTEIEVQHRRTAGWEVGVTHKQFLGKATLDASVAYRRGTGAFGAIPSPEDIAHAFDPTLPLEGTARMKVITADAQLAVPFQLGNQSLRYSGSWRAQWNDTPLSPQDRFAIGGRYTVRGFDGEVSLSGERGWLVRNDLGLALGGGQELYLGADYGHIGGPSTQWQLGDHLAGAVVGLRGGWHSLSWDLFIGAPISKPAFFPTAYTTAGFSVSASF, encoded by the coding sequence ATGGGACCCGTGGGGGCGCAGGTGGCGCCGTCGGTGCAGGAAGAACTGCGTCAACAGGAGCGCGAGCGTGCTCTGCGCCAACAGCAGGAGCAGCGCCCTGATGTACGTCTGGCGCCGGAGCCGACCGCAACGCCGGAACGTTTTCCGGCCGACGAATCGCCGTGCTTCGCCATCGAGTCGATTCGCCTGATCGGTGAGGACGCCCAACGGTTCCGCTGGGCGCTGGACGCCGTCGACCCCTCAGACGACCCCGCCACGGGCCGATGCCTGGGCACGCAAGGCATCAACGTGGTGATGAAGCGCGTGCAGAACGCCATTGTGGCGCGCGGCTACGTGACAACGCGGGTCGTAGCCGCACCACAGGACCTGAAGGCGTCCAAGACGTTGGATCTGACGGTCATCCCCGGGCGCATCCGCGCGATTCGTTTCGTCGACGGCACCGACTCGCGCGCAACGCTCTGGAACGCGGTGCCGGCCAAGCCCGGCGACCTGCTCAACCTCAGAGACGTTGAACAGGCGCTGGAGAACTTCCAGCGCATCCCGACCGTGGCCGCGGACATCCAGATCGTGCCGGCGGACGGCGACGACGCGCATCCCGGCGAAAGCGACCTGGTCATCAGCTGGCAGCAGCGCGCCCTGGTGCGGGCCAACGTGTCGTTGGACGATTCGGGCTCTGAGGCGACCGGAAAGCTGCAGGCCGGCGCCACGCTGTCGCTCGATAACTGGTGGATGTGGAACGACGCCTTCTACGTCAACGTCGGCCATTCGGCCTTCAATGGCGGCAGGAAGGGCACGAAGAGCTGGACCGCGCACTACGACGTGCCCGTGTCCTGGTGGCTCATCGGCGCGACCGTCAGCGCGTACGACTACCGCCAGGCGGTCGCGGGTCCATACCAGACCTACGTCTACAGCGGCAACAGCCAGAACGCCGAGCTGCGCGCGGCCCGCCTCCTGTTCCGTAACGCGACCATCAAGACCGGCGTGTACGGGCGCGGCTGGTGGAAGGACTCGGACAACTATATCGACGACACCGAAATCGAGGTGCAGCACCGGCGCACCGCAGGCTGGGAAGTCGGCGTCACCCACAAACAGTTTCTGGGCAAGGCAACGCTCGATGCCAGCGTGGCGTACCGCCGCGGCACCGGCGCTTTCGGCGCGATTCCATCGCCGGAAGACATCGCGCACGCGTTCGATCCGACGCTTCCGCTGGAAGGCACCGCGCGGATGAAGGTGATCACCGCCGACGCGCAGTTGGCGGTCCCGTTCCAGCTCGGCAACCAGTCGCTGCGCTACAGCGGCAGCTGGCGTGCGCAGTGGAACGACACGCCACTGTCGCCGCAGGACCGCTTCGCGATCGGTGGACGCTACACGGTGCGTGGGTTTGACGGTGAGGTGTCGCTCTCCGGCGAGCGCGGCTGGCTGGTCCGCAACGACCTGGGGCTGGCGCTCGGCGGTGGCCAGGAGCTGTACCTGGGCGCCGACTACGGACATATCGGCGGCCCCAGCACCCAGTGGCAGCTCGGTGATCACCTCGCCGGCGCCGTCGTCGGACTGCGCGGCGGCTGGCACTCCCTGTCGTGGGATCTCTTCATCGGCGCGCCGATCTCCAAGCCCGCGTTCTTCCCTACCGCCTACACCACTGCCGGTTTCAGCGTGAGCGCGTCGTTCTAG
- a CDS encoding transposase family protein codes for MIINLDESRIRTIDGVRAVLDGTRSFDFTPAACRFERYEWITAVLVRLDYRGLKRVDRGRVRRYLQHLSGFSRAQITRAVQRWLTFKPLCRPLCRPANAFARRYTAADLDALAEVEREYGRLSGPATVVVLRRMYQLYGDERFVRLQHLSASHLYNLRRSVAYQARHTMRAKTRPDRKAAAIAARRAPAPDNRPGFIRIDSVHQGDFRGRWSVYHINAVDCVTQWQVVATVPSLKREHMLPTMRAMLAQFPFEIRGFHSDGGSEYVNYEVAQMLDDARIDFTRSRPRRCNDNALVEAKNGVVVRRQFGYSYIPAERAEQFNAFCEDHLNPFLNLHRPCLFGTEVPDTRKPGRLRRVHRSEDVQTPLQKLASLSNANRFMRPGITVETLQQQAMQMTDLDAARGVRAAREAMMQEVGPRRWIGNGWGFAEPAA; via the coding sequence ATGATCATCAACTTGGACGAATCACGGATTCGCACGATCGACGGCGTGCGCGCGGTACTCGATGGCACCCGCTCTTTCGACTTCACGCCGGCGGCTTGCCGGTTCGAACGCTATGAATGGATCACGGCGGTGCTGGTGCGGCTGGACTATCGTGGCCTGAAGCGCGTCGACCGCGGCCGGGTGCGACGCTACCTGCAGCACTTGAGCGGGTTCAGTCGCGCGCAGATCACCCGCGCGGTGCAGCGCTGGCTGACCTTCAAGCCGCTATGCCGTCCGCTTTGCAGGCCCGCCAATGCCTTCGCCCGGCGTTACACCGCCGCGGACCTGGATGCATTGGCCGAAGTCGAGCGCGAGTACGGTCGACTGTCCGGCCCGGCCACGGTGGTGGTGCTGCGACGCATGTACCAGTTGTATGGCGACGAGCGTTTCGTGCGCCTGCAGCACCTGTCCGCCTCGCACCTGTACAACCTGCGCCGGTCGGTGGCCTATCAGGCGCGCCACACCATGCGCGCGAAGACCCGGCCGGACCGCAAGGCCGCAGCCATTGCCGCGCGCCGCGCACCGGCACCGGACAACCGGCCCGGCTTCATCCGCATCGACAGCGTGCATCAGGGCGACTTCCGTGGCCGCTGGAGCGTGTACCACATCAATGCCGTCGACTGCGTTACCCAGTGGCAGGTCGTGGCCACCGTGCCTTCGCTCAAGCGCGAGCACATGCTGCCCACCATGCGGGCGATGCTGGCGCAGTTCCCGTTTGAGATTCGTGGTTTCCATAGCGACGGCGGCAGCGAGTACGTCAACTACGAGGTGGCCCAGATGCTGGACGATGCGCGCATCGACTTCACCCGATCACGGCCGCGTCGCTGCAACGACAACGCCCTGGTCGAAGCCAAGAACGGCGTGGTGGTGCGCCGCCAGTTCGGTTACAGCTACATCCCGGCAGAGCGAGCCGAGCAGTTCAACGCCTTCTGCGAGGATCACCTGAATCCGTTCTTGAATCTGCATCGGCCATGCCTGTTTGGCACCGAGGTGCCCGATACGCGCAAGCCCGGACGGCTGCGGCGCGTGCACCGCAGTGAGGACGTGCAGACGCCACTGCAGAAGCTGGCCAGTCTGTCCAACGCCAACCGCTTTATGCGGCCTGGAATCACCGTGGAGACGCTGCAGCAGCAAGCCATGCAGATGACGGACCTGGACGCCGCACGAGGTGTGCGCGCGGCGCGAGAGGCAATGATGCAGGAGGTCGGTCCCCGACGCTGGATCGGCAACGGCTGGGGCTTCGCCGAACCCGCCGCCTGA